One Peptostreptococcus equinus genomic window carries:
- the rlmN gene encoding 23S rRNA (adenine(2503)-C(2))-methyltransferase RlmN, translating into MYGEKLVLKNLTELELVDFIVSLGLPKFRGKQIFSWIYRDIKDFDQMNNIPKNIRRKLRENSIIGNIEIEEKFESKVDNTKKYLFLLNDGNIIETVAMEYENRLTVCVSNQVGCRMGCNFCASTVDGLIRNLEAWEILDQIMKVQENLGKRVSNIVMMGSGEPLDNYDNSIRFLKLVNEENGLNIGNRHITLSTCGLVDRIEKLADLQIPINLAISLHSPFDDKRREIMPVANKYKIEDIMGVCRYYIEKTNRRITFEYSLIKDKNDSDKEAARLVELLRGMLCHVNLIPVNPIEERDYEKPKIEYINRFKNYLEKNRIPVTIRNSMGSDIGGACGQLRRKFK; encoded by the coding sequence ATGTATGGAGAAAAGCTTGTTCTGAAGAATTTAACAGAGCTAGAGTTAGTAGATTTTATTGTTTCTTTAGGTTTGCCAAAATTTAGAGGAAAACAGATTTTCTCTTGGATTTATAGAGATATTAAAGATTTTGACCAAATGAATAATATCCCAAAAAATATAAGACGAAAACTAAGAGAAAACTCAATTATTGGAAACATTGAAATAGAAGAAAAATTTGAATCAAAAGTTGATAATACAAAAAAGTATCTTTTTTTATTAAACGATGGTAACATAATAGAAACTGTTGCTATGGAGTATGAAAATAGATTAACCGTATGTGTTTCAAATCAAGTAGGATGTAGAATGGGGTGTAACTTCTGTGCATCTACAGTCGATGGTTTAATTAGAAATTTAGAAGCTTGGGAAATACTTGATCAAATAATGAAAGTTCAAGAAAATTTAGGTAAAAGAGTTTCAAATATAGTAATGATGGGAAGTGGTGAACCACTTGATAACTATGATAATTCAATAAGATTTTTGAAGTTAGTAAACGAAGAAAATGGATTAAATATAGGAAATAGACATATAACACTCTCAACTTGTGGATTAGTTGATAGAATTGAAAAACTTGCAGATTTACAGATACCTATAAATTTAGCAATATCACTTCACTCTCCTTTTGACGATAAAAGAAGAGAAATAATGCCTGTAGCAAACAAATATAAAATTGAAGATATTATGGGAGTGTGTAGGTATTATATTGAGAAAACTAATAGGAGAATAACATTCGAATATTCTCTTATCAAAGATAAAAATGATTCTGACAAAGAAGCAGCAAGATTGGTTGAATTGCTTAGGGGAATGCTTTGTCATGTGAATTTAATCCCTGTAAACCCTATAGAGGAAAGGGATTATGAAAAACCAAAAATTGAGTATATAAATAGATTTAAAAATTATTTGGAAAAGAATAGGATACCAGTTACTATAAGAAATTCTATGGGATCAGATATAGGTGGTGCTTGTGGTCAGCTTAGAAGAAAATTTAAGTAA
- the rsmB gene encoding 16S rRNA (cytosine(967)-C(5))-methyltransferase RsmB encodes MTARKLAYRVLMDIEINKNYSNISLNSFLRDSKLNDSDRGFTTELVYGVLENKIYLDYIINQYSKIKVKKMAHSVKIVLRMGVYQLIFLQGSKDYASINESVKIIKKIDYKSSGFVNAVLRNIARDKEKIRVLKEDSIENISIKYSFERWIVEKLVEQYGFNEAIDIVKSLSLKPRIYLRINMLKKNEFNSFEDLKKYIISELEKEKISVREVEDVNEALEVENIKSIEDNILFRNGYISVQDLSSMMVAKALNPNKDVKVLDVCAAPGGKSMHICEMLENSGQVISCDIYKHKIKLIKSYVKRLGVKNNICSISDALKLDQNKLDSFDYILCDVPCSGMGIVRRKPEIKYKKEEDLQELPKIQYNILENASKYLKKGGVIIYSTCTIFKEENIDIINKFLENNKEFELDIINNLEFINKYENAYINILPNKVKMDGFFICRMKKI; translated from the coding sequence ATGACAGCAAGAAAGCTAGCATACAGAGTGTTGATGGATATTGAAATTAATAAAAATTATTCTAATATTTCATTAAACTCTTTTTTGAGGGATAGTAAATTAAATGATTCGGATAGAGGGTTTACCACAGAACTTGTATATGGTGTTTTAGAAAATAAAATTTACTTAGATTATATAATAAATCAATATTCTAAGATAAAGGTCAAAAAGATGGCTCATTCTGTAAAAATAGTTTTAAGAATGGGTGTATATCAGTTGATTTTTTTACAGGGAAGTAAAGATTATGCTTCAATTAATGAGTCAGTAAAAATTATAAAGAAAATTGATTATAAGTCTTCAGGTTTTGTAAATGCTGTGCTTAGAAACATAGCACGAGATAAGGAAAAAATAAGAGTACTTAAAGAGGATTCTATAGAAAATATTTCTATAAAATATTCCTTTGAAAGATGGATAGTAGAAAAATTAGTTGAGCAATATGGTTTCAATGAGGCCATAGATATTGTAAAATCCCTATCTTTAAAACCAAGGATTTACTTAAGAATAAATATGTTGAAAAAAAATGAATTTAATTCCTTTGAAGATTTAAAAAAATATATAATATCTGAACTTGAAAAAGAGAAAATAAGTGTAAGAGAAGTAGAAGATGTTAATGAAGCATTAGAAGTTGAGAATATTAAATCAATAGAAGACAATATACTTTTTAGAAATGGATATATTAGCGTACAAGATCTTAGTTCAATGATGGTAGCTAAGGCTTTAAATCCTAATAAAGATGTAAAAGTACTAGATGTATGTGCAGCACCTGGTGGAAAATCAATGCATATATGTGAAATGCTTGAAAATAGTGGACAAGTAATTTCGTGTGATATATATAAACATAAAATAAAACTTATTAAATCCTATGTTAAAAGATTAGGGGTAAAAAATAATATATGTTCGATTTCGGATGCTTTAAAATTAGATCAGAATAAGTTGGATTCTTTTGATTACATACTATGTGATGTACCTTGTTCAGGTATGGGAATAGTAAGACGTAAGCCAGAAATTAAATATAAGAAGGAAGAAGATCTACAAGAATTACCAAAAATACAGTATAATATATTAGAAAATGCCAGTAAATATTTAAAAAAAGGAGGAGTAATAATATACTCCACTTGTACTATATTCAAAGAAGAAAATATAGATATAATAAATAAGTTTTTAGAAAATAATAAAGAATTTGAATTGGATATAATAAACAATCTGGAATTTATAAATAAATATGAGAATGCATATATAAATATATTACCTAATAAGGTAAAAATGGATGGCTTCTTTATTTGTAGAATGAAAAAAATTTAA
- a CDS encoding zinc metallopeptidase, which yields MYYPYGFYDSTMLLMIPAILISLYASFKVKSVTNKYFKVRSQRGMTGFDVARRILDSNGLSHIPIYPVGGVLSDHYDPRNQTVSLSEEVYHGNSITSISVAAHECGHALQHSKGYFPLTFRTAIVPVVHFASSASWIVIMAGFLVSPRFLYIGIMLFAATVLFQIVTLPVEFNASSRAIKQLEALGISSDDENRECRRVLSAAALTYVAAALSSILQLLRLVLIARMGSDD from the coding sequence ATGTATTATCCATATGGTTTTTATGACAGTACTATGCTATTGATGATACCAGCTATTTTGATATCTTTATATGCATCTTTTAAAGTAAAATCAGTTACAAACAAATATTTTAAAGTAAGATCACAAAGAGGAATGACTGGATTTGATGTGGCAAGAAGAATTTTAGATAGTAATGGATTAAGTCATATACCTATATATCCAGTTGGTGGTGTATTGAGTGACCATTATGATCCTAGAAATCAGACAGTTTCATTATCTGAAGAAGTTTATCATGGAAATTCAATAACTTCTATATCTGTGGCAGCTCATGAATGTGGACATGCCCTACAGCACAGCAAGGGTTATTTTCCACTTACTTTTAGGACAGCAATTGTACCAGTAGTACATTTCGCATCATCAGCTTCTTGGATAGTAATTATGGCTGGATTTCTAGTTAGTCCTAGGTTTTTGTACATAGGGATTATGTTGTTTGCTGCAACAGTATTGTTCCAAATTGTAACTTTACCAGTTGAATTTAATGCATCTAGTAGAGCTATAAAGCAACTTGAAGCATTAGGTATATCAAGCGATGATGAAAACAGAGAATGTAGAAGAGTTTTAAGTGCAGCGGCACTTACATATGTGGCAGCAGCTCTTTCATCAATACTTCAGTTACTTAGGTTAGTATTGATAGCAAGAATGGGAAGTGATGATTAA
- the fmt gene encoding methionyl-tRNA formyltransferase — MRIVFMGTPDIAVPSLEKLVNSEHEVCAVVTQPDRPKGRGKKLAYSPVKEFAIEKNIEILQPNKTTETGFMKRMKEINPDLIVVIAFGQILKKELLELPKFGCINIHVSLLPKYRGAAPINWAIINGEKKTGVTIMYMDEGLDTGDIISTKEFELDNEINAGQLHDIMMVQGAELLIDTIKDIEAGTNKRIKQDDSLSNYAPLMDKDLGHLDFNKKANDLHNLIRGVVPWPGAWSIYNDQKMKIWKSSVENKNSEQEPGKILSVDKNGIRISCKEGILNISEIQMPNKKRMQVSEYIKGNKIEVGSSLN, encoded by the coding sequence ACACCAGATATTGCAGTACCATCCCTAGAAAAACTAGTAAATAGTGAGCATGAAGTATGTGCTGTAGTTACTCAGCCAGATAGACCTAAAGGTAGGGGCAAGAAATTAGCATATTCTCCAGTAAAAGAGTTTGCTATAGAAAAAAATATTGAAATATTGCAACCTAATAAGACTACTGAAACTGGTTTTATGAAGAGAATGAAAGAAATTAATCCAGATTTAATAGTAGTTATTGCATTTGGCCAAATTCTAAAAAAAGAACTTCTAGAATTGCCAAAGTTTGGATGTATAAATATTCATGTATCTTTACTTCCTAAATATAGGGGTGCAGCACCTATAAATTGGGCTATTATAAATGGTGAAAAGAAAACTGGTGTAACAATAATGTATATGGATGAAGGGCTTGATACAGGAGATATTATATCTACTAAGGAGTTTGAACTAGATAATGAAATAAATGCTGGTCAGTTACATGATATAATGATGGTACAAGGCGCTGAATTGCTAATAGATACTATAAAGGATATTGAAGCCGGTACAAATAAAAGAATAAAACAAGATGATTCATTATCAAACTATGCACCATTAATGGATAAAGATTTAGGTCATTTAGATTTTAATAAAAAAGCTAACGACTTACATAATCTAATAAGAGGGGTAGTTCCATGGCCTGGAGCATGGTCAATATATAATGACCAAAAGATGAAAATATGGAAATCCTCTGTAGAAAATAAAAATTCAGAACAAGAACCAGGTAAAATTTTATCTGTTGATAAAAATGGTATTAGAATTTCATGCAAAGAGGGTATACTTAATATAAGTGAGATTCAAATGCCAAATAAAAAGAGAATGCAAGTATCTGAATATATAAAAGGCAATAAGATAGAGGTAGGGTCAAGCTTAAATTAA